In a single window of the Pontibacter russatus genome:
- the nadC gene encoding carboxylating nicotinate-nucleotide diphosphorylase, whose product MKPTYLTEQSISAFIASALAEDVGDGDHSSLAAIPADAQNQARLLIKGDGILAGVELATYIFRAVDPNLQVAVLLQDGSPVKYGDIGLTVKGRAQSILTAERLVLNCMQRMSGIATYTHSLVQLIAGTGAKLLDTRKTTPNFRMMEKWAVVIGGGYNHRFGLYDMVMLKDNHVDYAGGIREAITATQRYLREKGKNLQIEVETRNLEEVREALETGGIHRIMLDNMAPALMREAVQLIGGRYETEASGGITAETIRAVAETGVDYISVGALTHSSTSLDISLKAYK is encoded by the coding sequence GTGAAGCCGACTTACCTAACCGAACAAAGCATCAGCGCGTTCATCGCAAGCGCCCTGGCCGAGGACGTCGGCGACGGAGACCACTCCTCGCTGGCGGCCATTCCGGCGGACGCGCAGAACCAGGCGCGCCTGCTGATAAAAGGAGACGGCATACTGGCGGGCGTAGAGCTGGCCACCTATATCTTCCGGGCGGTGGACCCCAACCTGCAGGTGGCAGTGCTGCTGCAGGACGGAAGCCCTGTGAAGTACGGAGACATCGGCCTGACGGTAAAAGGCAGGGCGCAGTCCATCCTGACGGCGGAACGCCTCGTGCTGAACTGCATGCAGCGCATGAGCGGCATCGCCACCTACACTCACTCTCTGGTGCAACTGATTGCGGGAACCGGCGCCAAACTGCTGGACACCCGCAAAACCACCCCCAACTTCCGGATGATGGAGAAGTGGGCCGTGGTGATTGGCGGCGGCTACAACCACCGCTTCGGGCTGTACGACATGGTGATGCTGAAGGACAACCACGTGGACTATGCCGGCGGTATCCGCGAAGCCATCACCGCCACGCAGCGCTACCTGCGGGAGAAAGGCAAGAACCTGCAGATTGAGGTGGAGACGCGTAACCTGGAGGAGGTGCGGGAGGCGCTGGAGACAGGCGGCATCCACCGCATCATGCTCGACAACATGGCCCCTGCCTTAATGCGCGAGGCGGTGCAACTGATTGGGGGCCGGTACGAGACAGAGGCTTCGGGCGGCATTACAGCGGAAACAATACGGGCCGTGGCCGAGACGGGCGTGGATTATATATCGGTGGGCGCGCTCACCCACTCCAGCACCAGCCTCGACATCAGCCTGAAGGCTTATAAATAA